One window from the genome of Desulforamulus ruminis DSM 2154 encodes:
- a CDS encoding heavy metal translocating P-type ATPase: protein MGLKGMITGAKELVLEGLNCASCAARIEERIKALDGVTDVHVDFTAKKLTLETAGVEDLERVITEVRAIIRQMEPDVVVTEKRVDFSRQKSFLLMGLDCVNCAAKIEQQIKKISGVQSAVVNFPAKKLMVELAHNSPETEIYQQIKQKIDRIEPGVKVEQLSLAEKKMNPREETKAERKGTLRLAAGAALFAAALIFNFTTPVEIVLYGLSYLLVGGEVLLKSARNIARGEVFDENFLMSVATLGAFAIRQFPEAVAVMLFYQVGELFQDYAVNRSRKSIAALMDIRPDSANLKVGDEVKPVPPESVNIGDIIVVKPGEKVPLDGKVIEGKSLVDTSAMTGESMPREVVPGAEVLSGFINKSGLFSVEVSKPFAESTVSKILDLVENAAGKKAPTENFITKFARYYTPVVVFGALAIALLPPLLIPGATFQHWIYRALVVLVIACPCALVISIPLGFFGGIGGASRNGVLIKGGNYLEALNDVKIAVFDKTGTLTQGVFKVTGVVPEEVFSKEKLLEYASFAEAHSSHPIARSIVEAYNRSVDTEKIEDYEEISGHGIKVKVEGEEILAGNSKLMQREGVAYSQDKIIGTVVHLAVNKKYAGYIVISDEVKEDSATVMKRLKEMGVRKLVMLTGDNREVGQAVGRSLGLDEIHAELLPHQKVEQVERLNREKGPKEKLLFAGDGINDAPVLARADIGVAMGGLGSDAAIEAADVVLMTDEPSKLVSAMQIAKRTRGIVWQNIILALVVKGIFLLLGAGGVATMWEAVFADVGVALLAILNAMRVMRFNPV, encoded by the coding sequence ATGGGGTTAAAGGGAATGATCACCGGTGCTAAAGAACTGGTTTTGGAAGGTTTAAACTGTGCCTCCTGCGCAGCCAGGATAGAGGAAAGAATAAAAGCCTTGGATGGAGTTACGGATGTGCATGTAGATTTTACAGCCAAAAAACTTACCCTGGAGACCGCCGGGGTAGAGGATTTGGAACGGGTGATTACTGAAGTGAGGGCAATCATTCGTCAAATGGAACCGGATGTGGTGGTAACCGAAAAAAGGGTGGACTTTAGCCGGCAAAAGTCTTTTCTGTTGATGGGGCTGGATTGTGTCAATTGTGCCGCCAAGATTGAGCAACAAATAAAGAAAATATCCGGCGTCCAAAGTGCCGTAGTAAATTTCCCGGCTAAAAAATTGATGGTAGAACTAGCCCATAACAGCCCTGAGACCGAGATTTATCAACAGATTAAACAAAAAATAGACCGCATTGAACCAGGGGTTAAGGTTGAGCAATTGTCCCTGGCGGAAAAAAAGATGAATCCCCGGGAAGAAACCAAGGCTGAAAGGAAAGGGACCCTTCGCCTGGCTGCCGGGGCGGCGCTGTTTGCGGCAGCTTTAATCTTTAACTTTACCACTCCGGTGGAAATCGTCCTTTATGGGCTAAGCTACCTGCTGGTGGGCGGTGAGGTCTTATTAAAGAGCGCCCGTAATATTGCCCGGGGAGAGGTGTTTGACGAAAATTTTTTGATGAGCGTGGCCACCCTGGGCGCCTTTGCTATCCGGCAGTTTCCGGAGGCGGTAGCGGTGATGCTGTTTTACCAGGTGGGGGAACTGTTTCAGGACTATGCGGTGAACCGCTCCCGCAAGTCCATTGCCGCTCTGATGGATATCCGGCCGGACAGCGCCAACCTGAAGGTTGGGGATGAAGTCAAACCGGTTCCTCCGGAAAGCGTTAACATTGGAGATATCATCGTGGTAAAGCCCGGTGAGAAGGTACCTCTGGACGGCAAAGTTATTGAAGGAAAGTCTTTGGTGGACACCTCCGCCATGACCGGGGAATCAATGCCCCGGGAAGTGGTACCGGGGGCTGAGGTGTTGTCGGGTTTTATTAATAAAAGCGGCCTCTTTTCGGTGGAGGTCAGCAAACCTTTTGCCGAGTCCACTGTCTCTAAAATCCTGGATTTGGTGGAGAACGCCGCCGGCAAGAAGGCGCCCACAGAGAACTTTATCACCAAATTTGCGCGCTATTATACTCCGGTGGTGGTCTTCGGAGCCTTGGCCATCGCACTGCTGCCGCCCCTCTTAATTCCTGGAGCTACTTTCCAGCACTGGATATACCGGGCGCTGGTGGTGTTGGTTATCGCCTGTCCCTGCGCCCTGGTCATCTCCATCCCTCTGGGCTTTTTCGGCGGCATTGGCGGGGCCTCCAGAAACGGCGTGCTGATTAAAGGCGGCAATTATCTTGAAGCCCTGAATGATGTGAAAATTGCGGTTTTCGATAAGACCGGCACGCTGACCCAAGGAGTATTCAAAGTAACCGGAGTGGTGCCGGAAGAGGTCTTTAGTAAAGAGAAGCTGCTGGAATATGCTTCTTTTGCCGAGGCGCATTCCAGCCATCCCATAGCCCGGTCCATTGTCGAGGCCTATAACCGGTCGGTGGATACCGAGAAGATTGAGGACTATGAAGAGATTTCCGGGCACGGTATTAAGGTAAAGGTTGAGGGCGAGGAAATTCTGGCGGGCAATAGCAAGCTAATGCAGCGGGAAGGCGTTGCCTATTCCCAGGACAAAATCATCGGAACGGTAGTTCATCTGGCGGTAAATAAGAAATACGCCGGTTATATCGTGATATCGGACGAAGTGAAAGAAGATTCCGCCACGGTAATGAAAAGGCTGAAGGAGATGGGCGTGCGAAAACTGGTGATGCTTACCGGCGATAACCGGGAGGTCGGTCAGGCGGTGGGCCGGTCCCTGGGGCTGGACGAGATTCATGCCGAACTGCTGCCGCACCAGAAAGTGGAGCAGGTGGAGCGGCTAAATCGGGAAAAGGGACCAAAGGAAAAATTGTTGTTTGCCGGTGACGGCATCAATGACGCTCCTGTTTTAGCCAGGGCGGATATTGGTGTGGCCATGGGCGGCCTTGGTTCCGACGCCGCCATTGAAGCAGCGGATGTAGTCCTGATGACCGACGAACCTTCCAAACTGGTTTCCGCCATGCAAATAGCTAAAAGAACCAGAGGTATTGTCTGGCAAAACATTATCCTGGCTTTGGTGGTAAAAGGAATCTTTTTGCTTCTGGGAGCCGGCGGGGTGGCTACCATGTGGGAAGCGGTCTTTGCCGACGTAGGCGTGGCCCTGCTGGCCATCCTGAACGCCATGCGGGTGATGCGTTTCAATCCGGTGTAA
- the zupT gene encoding zinc transporter ZupT: MDHQLMIAFALCTLAGLSTGFGSLIAFFTDRTNTKMLSLGLGFSAGVMIYVSMMDLLPQARHQLVLGGEGVLADWMVLGGFLGGMLLIASIDKFVPEPVNPHELQLVGDLAGPAEEKGQEGLKRVGLFTALAIANHNFPEGMATFVSALQDPSIGVAIALAVAIHNIPEGMAVALLVFYATGSRKKAFLHSFLSGMAEPVGAVAGYLLLLPYLNYITFGIVFAVIAGIMVYISLDELLPAARKFGEHHLSIYGVIGGMMIMAVSLILL, translated from the coding sequence ATGGATCATCAGTTGATGATTGCTTTTGCCCTCTGTACCCTGGCGGGCTTAAGCACAGGTTTTGGCAGCCTTATTGCCTTTTTTACAGACCGGACCAATACCAAAATGCTGTCCCTAGGCCTGGGCTTTTCCGCAGGGGTTATGATCTATGTGTCTATGATGGATCTTTTACCCCAGGCCCGGCATCAACTGGTTTTAGGGGGAGAAGGAGTTCTTGCCGATTGGATGGTGTTGGGCGGCTTTCTGGGAGGCATGCTGCTGATTGCCTCCATTGATAAATTTGTACCGGAACCGGTTAATCCTCACGAGCTTCAACTGGTTGGAGATTTGGCCGGACCGGCGGAGGAGAAGGGCCAGGAGGGTTTAAAAAGGGTCGGCTTGTTTACCGCCCTGGCCATTGCCAACCATAATTTCCCCGAAGGAATGGCAACCTTTGTTTCAGCGCTGCAGGATCCTTCTATTGGGGTGGCCATTGCCTTGGCGGTAGCCATTCACAATATTCCCGAAGGGATGGCGGTGGCTTTGCTGGTGTTTTACGCCACAGGCAGCCGTAAAAAGGCTTTTTTGCATTCCTTTTTATCCGGTATGGCGGAACCGGTGGGGGCGGTGGCCGGATATCTGCTGCTCCTGCCTTACTTAAACTACATCACCTTTGGGATTGTTTTTGCGGTCATTGCAGGCATTATGGTATATATTTCACTGGACGAACTTCTTCCCGCTGCCAGGAAGTTCGGTGAGCACCATTTATCCATTTATGGAGTGATCGGTGGAATGATGATCATGGCGGTCAGTTTAATTTTATTATAA
- a CDS encoding stalk domain-containing protein — protein MKLKGLFMLAIFAFTLVLPRPAAAAQILVNGQELNAVTVIEKGTTLVPLRAIFQSLGATVDWDNETRTVTAVKGDIILKLQVGSQTAYRNGQPLNLLVPGKVIQGSTMVPLRFVSEALDAKVNWDSSGIITITSPSQSFDGKVNIVPVKRVVNSDPLYEAILAGLEEVKDSAVFDLDNKYQYDVKKVEDISKQVLEDHPDLSYINFVEVKIKTGPVTRAEIKYDYSFPTEKVKEMIKAVEAKSREIINEVIKPSMSDLEKEKALHDYVVLNTAFDYINYKNNTIPKESYSAYGVLIKGVGVCQGYASAMHKLLNMAGVEAKFITGTGKVENRSEPHGWNLVKINGQWYHLDTTWDDPAPDRPGKVSYKYFNLTDSEMRKDHSWE, from the coding sequence ATGAAATTAAAAGGTTTATTCATGCTGGCCATCTTTGCTTTTACCTTAGTCCTCCCTAGACCGGCTGCGGCTGCGCAAATTTTGGTTAATGGGCAAGAACTGAACGCTGTTACCGTAATTGAAAAGGGGACAACCTTGGTGCCCTTAAGGGCAATCTTTCAATCCCTGGGCGCTACAGTGGATTGGGATAACGAAACCCGGACGGTAACTGCGGTGAAAGGCGATATTATCCTCAAACTGCAAGTCGGCTCCCAAACAGCCTACCGCAATGGCCAGCCGTTGAACCTGCTGGTTCCGGGTAAGGTGATACAAGGCAGTACCATGGTACCGCTGCGTTTTGTGTCTGAAGCACTGGATGCAAAGGTGAACTGGGATTCTAGTGGAATCATTACGATTACATCACCGTCACAGTCCTTTGATGGAAAGGTGAATATCGTTCCGGTGAAAAGGGTGGTTAACAGCGATCCTTTGTACGAGGCGATATTAGCCGGACTGGAAGAGGTTAAGGATTCGGCTGTATTTGATTTGGATAATAAATATCAATACGATGTTAAGAAAGTAGAAGACATTTCCAAACAGGTGCTGGAAGATCATCCTGATTTAAGTTATATAAATTTTGTGGAAGTTAAAATAAAAACGGGGCCGGTTACTCGCGCGGAAATAAAGTATGATTACTCTTTTCCCACGGAAAAAGTAAAAGAGATGATAAAGGCGGTAGAGGCTAAGTCCAGAGAAATTATTAATGAAGTAATAAAACCGAGTATGTCTGATCTGGAAAAAGAAAAGGCGCTGCATGATTATGTTGTTCTCAATACAGCCTTTGATTATATCAATTATAAGAATAATACCATTCCCAAAGAATCCTATTCTGCCTATGGGGTTTTAATAAAGGGCGTTGGGGTTTGCCAGGGCTATGCGTCCGCCATGCATAAACTTTTAAACATGGCCGGAGTGGAAGCGAAATTCATTACCGGCACAGGAAAGGTTGAAAACCGTTCTGAGCCCCATGGCTGGAATCTCGTTAAAATAAACGGGCAGTGGTATCATTTAGATACAACCTGGGATGACCCGGCGCCGGATCGGCCGGGTAAAGTAAGCTATAAATATTTTAACCTTACCGATAGTGAAATGAGAAAAGACCATTCTTGGGAATGA
- a CDS encoding DUF2512 family protein has translation MGKTTTALIIKLVMTFVASWIAVSLIAGNNWTWALIVAVLGTVVNYLLGDLYVLPNYGNIVASIADGVLAMVLLFLVDMATTGLRVNGTAYLVLGVLIAAGEYFFHNYLIGSGIVDKKSRT, from the coding sequence ATGGGTAAGACTACAACAGCGCTTATTATAAAACTGGTCATGACCTTTGTTGCTTCCTGGATTGCAGTTTCTTTAATAGCCGGCAATAATTGGACATGGGCTCTTATCGTGGCGGTTCTCGGAACAGTGGTTAATTATCTGCTAGGTGACCTCTATGTACTTCCAAACTACGGCAATATCGTGGCCTCAATAGCCGATGGAGTTCTGGCAATGGTCCTCCTCTTCCTGGTAGATATGGCCACTACAGGTCTCAGGGTAAACGGAACAGCCTATTTAGTTTTAGGTGTACTAATAGCAGCAGGTGAATACTTTTTCCATAATTATCTTATCGGGTCTGGTATTGTAGATAAAAAGTCAAGAACATAA
- a CDS encoding radical SAM protein, with the protein MVPKNNRAFLRRNGMLTANLLSSVKQGKLLNQEEAVTLLNIDCRSQDFYELISTANYLSRTQFHNKGLVFAQIGINAEPCSVNCKFCSMGQGHYALPVTWRKEPHEILSELELLISSGINDFFLMTTADYPVSEFLEISKIISRHLPDTIRFVANIGDFNLETAKQLKNVGFTGAYHIHRLREGIDTTVNPEIRVNTLNAIRDAGLDLYYCVEPIGPEHSYDELATEMLRARDYHVKVMAVMRRIPVKGTPLYDKGQISAIELTKIAAVARLVTLPQRAMNAHEVTPMTLLAGVNQLYAEYGANPRDTESQTEKNRGFSAEKAWHMLWEAGYSTTK; encoded by the coding sequence ATGGTGCCTAAAAATAATAGAGCATTTCTAAGGAGGAATGGTATGCTAACCGCAAACTTATTATCGTCGGTAAAACAAGGGAAATTGTTAAACCAAGAAGAAGCAGTGACCCTACTAAATATTGACTGCCGGAGTCAGGACTTTTATGAATTAATATCCACTGCAAATTACCTTTCCCGTACTCAATTTCATAATAAAGGTTTGGTTTTTGCTCAGATAGGCATCAATGCGGAACCTTGTTCTGTGAATTGTAAATTTTGTTCCATGGGACAAGGCCATTACGCCTTACCCGTTACATGGAGAAAAGAACCCCACGAAATCTTATCGGAACTAGAATTGCTGATTTCCAGTGGTATTAATGACTTTTTTCTAATGACCACCGCCGACTATCCAGTTAGCGAATTTTTGGAAATTTCTAAAATCATAAGCAGGCATCTGCCTGATACCATTCGATTTGTTGCTAATATAGGCGATTTTAATTTAGAAACCGCCAAGCAGCTTAAGAATGTTGGGTTTACAGGAGCTTACCATATTCACCGTTTGAGGGAGGGTATTGATACCACCGTCAATCCGGAAATTAGGGTAAATACCCTTAACGCCATTCGTGACGCTGGTTTAGATTTATACTACTGTGTGGAGCCAATCGGTCCTGAGCATTCCTATGATGAATTAGCAACGGAAATGCTGAGGGCGAGGGATTATCATGTTAAAGTTATGGCAGTCATGAGACGGATCCCCGTAAAGGGAACGCCCTTATATGACAAAGGACAAATTTCGGCAATCGAGTTAACCAAAATTGCTGCCGTAGCCAGACTTGTTACCCTTCCCCAAAGAGCCATGAATGCCCATGAAGTTACTCCTATGACCCTGTTAGCAGGTGTTAATCAGCTCTATGCGGAATACGGGGCCAATCCCAGAGATACGGAATCTCAAACCGAGAAAAACAGAGGCTTCTCGGCTGAAAAAGCTTGGCACATGTTATGGGAAGCCGGTTATAGCACGACTAAATAA
- a CDS encoding metallopeptidase family protein: MGRKTNHEAQQPAKEVAALTLSEFESQATALIDEIPEKFCSQLNGGFLLLPEVKKDGDFYVMGEYVEDGVMGCSIILYYGSFAKLLQGESRAEWLNELRDTIRHELRHHLESLAGVEDLVLEEMAELEAFMKEDK; the protein is encoded by the coding sequence GTGGGAAGGAAAACGAATCATGAAGCCCAGCAGCCGGCCAAGGAAGTGGCAGCCCTAACTTTATCCGAGTTCGAATCCCAGGCCACGGCTTTGATTGACGAGATCCCCGAAAAATTTTGCAGCCAACTCAATGGAGGTTTTCTGCTGCTGCCCGAGGTAAAAAAAGACGGGGATTTTTATGTTATGGGTGAGTACGTGGAAGACGGTGTTATGGGATGCTCCATCATCCTCTATTACGGCTCCTTTGCCAAGCTGCTCCAGGGGGAAAGCCGCGCCGAATGGCTGAATGAACTGCGGGATACAATCCGGCATGAACTCAGACACCACCTGGAGTCCCTGGCCGGAGTGGAAGATCTTGTTCTGGAGGAGATGGCGGAGCTTGAGGCTTTTATGAAGGAGGACAAATAA
- the ppsA gene encoding phosphoenolpyruvate synthase, whose amino-acid sequence MSSLVLGFQDIDKTKIMVVGGKGANLGELAKIEGIRVPDGFCISTEAFKRIIGETPEINELLDQLSLLKVEDRDKIGELSAEIRRIIEGIAIPQDINEEITRLLSRLGEKNAYAVRSSATAEDLPTASFAGQQDTYLNIIGKKSILKHIGKCWASLFTERAVTYRLQNGFDHRKVHLSVVIQKMIFPQTAGILFTADPVTSSRKVLSIDASFGLGEALVSGLVNADSYKVRNGKVIDKKISAKKLAIYALKDGGTKEQKIEPEQQNRQALTDEQILQLERMGRKIEEHFGCPQDIEWCLVNDTFYIVQSRPITTLYPIPEANDQENHVYVSVGHQQMMTNPMKPLGMSIFQLTSFGPRFKAGGRLFVDVTHMLASPDSREILLDTMGQHDPLMKDALMTIIERGDFIKSLSNDKKVPSAGKSNNGKPGDFLTQMENDPAIVSDLIKRTQTSIEELKQNIQTKSGSDLFDFILEDIQELKKILFDPQSSAVFMAAMDASSWINEKMNQWLGEKNVAGTLSQSVPNNITSEMGLALLDVADVIRPYPEVIDYLQQVKDDSFLEELVKFEGGQEIQDAIYAYLNKYGMRCAGEIDITKPRWSEKPTTLVPMILSNIKSFEPNASHRKFEQGRREALKKEQELLDRLKQLPDGEQKAQETKRMIDLIRNFIGYREYPKYGMINRYFVYKQALLKEAEQLVQANVIHEKEDIYYLTFEELREVVRTNKLDYPFINKRKDEYKLYEKLTPPRVIRSDGEIVTGEYKRENLPAEAIVGLPVSSGVIEGRAHVILNMEDADLEDGDILVTSFTDPSWTPLFVSIKGLVTEVGGRMTHGAVIAREYGLPAVVGVENATKLIKDGQRIRVNGTEGYVEII is encoded by the coding sequence ATGAGTTCACTTGTTCTTGGTTTTCAGGATATTGACAAAACAAAAATCATGGTTGTTGGGGGTAAAGGCGCGAACCTGGGGGAACTTGCCAAGATTGAAGGAATACGCGTACCGGATGGCTTTTGTATTTCCACTGAAGCCTTTAAAAGAATCATTGGGGAAACGCCCGAGATTAACGAATTACTGGATCAGTTATCTCTTCTCAAGGTAGAAGACCGGGATAAAATCGGTGAACTTAGCGCTGAGATTCGCAGAATCATCGAAGGCATAGCCATTCCTCAAGACATTAATGAAGAAATCACCCGCCTTCTCTCCAGGCTTGGAGAGAAAAATGCCTATGCCGTACGATCCAGCGCAACCGCAGAGGATTTACCGACGGCCTCCTTTGCAGGCCAGCAGGATACGTATTTGAACATTATTGGAAAGAAGTCAATCCTAAAGCACATCGGCAAGTGCTGGGCGTCGCTGTTTACCGAGAGGGCGGTAACCTACCGCCTTCAAAACGGCTTCGACCACCGTAAAGTCCATCTGTCTGTAGTTATTCAAAAGATGATTTTTCCCCAGACGGCAGGAATTTTGTTTACTGCTGATCCCGTTACTTCCAGTAGGAAAGTGTTATCTATTGATGCCAGCTTCGGACTTGGTGAGGCCTTGGTTTCCGGCCTGGTGAATGCTGATAGCTATAAAGTGCGTAACGGCAAGGTGATCGATAAGAAGATATCCGCCAAAAAGCTGGCTATTTATGCTTTAAAAGATGGTGGTACGAAAGAACAAAAAATTGAACCTGAGCAGCAGAATAGGCAAGCGCTGACGGATGAACAGATTTTGCAGCTTGAGCGCATGGGCAGAAAGATCGAAGAACATTTCGGTTGCCCCCAGGACATTGAATGGTGTTTGGTTAATGATACATTTTATATTGTCCAGAGCCGGCCCATCACAACTTTATACCCCATCCCTGAAGCAAATGATCAAGAAAATCACGTCTATGTATCTGTCGGTCATCAGCAAATGATGACCAACCCCATGAAACCATTGGGGATGTCGATATTTCAGTTAACATCTTTTGGCCCCCGGTTTAAAGCTGGTGGAAGGTTGTTTGTGGATGTTACCCATATGCTGGCTTCACCCGATAGCAGAGAAATTTTATTAGATACCATGGGACAACACGATCCGCTCATGAAAGACGCACTCATGACCATCATAGAGCGAGGAGATTTTATAAAATCGCTGTCAAATGATAAAAAAGTACCGAGTGCCGGTAAAAGCAATAATGGTAAGCCTGGGGATTTTCTAACACAAATGGAAAACGATCCGGCAATCGTTTCTGATTTGATTAAGCGTACTCAAACATCCATAGAAGAGTTAAAACAGAACATCCAAACGAAATCAGGATCGGATTTATTTGATTTTATCCTGGAAGATATCCAGGAGTTAAAAAAGATTTTATTTGACCCTCAAAGTTCGGCTGTATTTATGGCTGCTATGGATGCTTCATCATGGATTAATGAAAAAATGAACCAGTGGTTAGGTGAAAAAAACGTAGCAGGCACCCTTTCTCAATCTGTACCCAACAATATTACTTCGGAAATGGGTCTGGCGTTATTGGATGTGGCAGATGTGATTCGTCCTTATCCGGAAGTCATTGATTATTTACAACAGGTAAAAGATGATAGCTTTTTGGAGGAACTGGTTAAGTTTGAGGGTGGACAGGAAATTCAAGACGCTATCTATGCTTATCTTAACAAATACGGAATGCGATGTGCCGGGGAAATCGATATTACTAAACCTCGTTGGAGCGAAAAACCAACTACACTTGTCCCCATGATTCTCAGTAACATTAAAAGCTTTGAGCCTAATGCCAGCCATCGGAAGTTTGAGCAAGGGCGACGGGAAGCTCTGAAAAAAGAGCAAGAGTTATTAGATCGATTGAAGCAATTACCGGATGGTGAACAAAAAGCCCAAGAAACAAAAAGAATGATCGACCTAATCCGGAATTTCATCGGTTATCGTGAATATCCAAAATACGGCATGATTAATCGCTACTTCGTTTATAAACAGGCTTTACTGAAAGAAGCCGAACAACTGGTACAAGCCAACGTTATTCATGAAAAAGAAGATATTTATTACCTCACTTTTGAAGAACTTCGCGAAGTCGTACGCACAAATAAACTGGATTACCCGTTCATCAACAAACGAAAAGACGAGTACAAATTATACGAAAAACTAACTCCCCCACGTGTTATCAGGTCTGATGGCGAAATTGTTACAGGTGAGTACAAACGAGAAAATCTCCCAGCCGAAGCGATTGTAGGTCTGCCTGTTTCTTCCGGAGTGATAGAGGGACGAGCACATGTCATCTTAAACATGGAAGATGCTGATCTGGAAGATGGAGATATATTAGTCACCTCCTTTACTGACCCTAGCTGGACACCATTGTTTGTATCCATAAAAGGCCTAGTCACCGAAGTTGGCGGACGGATGACCCATGGAGCAGTTATCGCACGTGAATATGGCTTACCGGCAGTTGTCGGAGTAGAAAATGCTACAAAACTGATAAAAGATGGACAGAGAATCCGGGTAAATGGAACTGAAGGCTATGTAGAAATTATATAA
- a CDS encoding DMT family transporter, whose translation MLNGYVLIILAAIGFAALPIFIKWGYNLGLTKDVMLFSRFFIASVLMILIMLVRKKSQFNISKLNFIQLVIQGFVFFGCTYAYFLSIKYTSATITNILLYTYPLMVVLMSALIFKEKISLVKGATILIAFFGCLLVANIVNLSGQKISMIGIFYGILSAIFYAIYNINGQYLSDKSDPFTISAYTTIVCLLVTIAVYPSINFPSGHSQLPMWIVGLGTAILSTIMPLCCYQKGIALLGASKTSILSTIEPVIATVLAFLILGERLSTIQLSGAFLIIFGVLLLKLDKHKQPDTLNSEVSISLQVSTPPHTEDTR comes from the coding sequence ATGCTAAATGGCTATGTCTTAATTATCTTAGCGGCTATAGGTTTTGCGGCCTTGCCCATATTCATAAAATGGGGGTATAACCTTGGTTTAACCAAAGACGTGATGTTATTTTCGCGTTTTTTTATCGCCAGTGTCTTAATGATTCTTATAATGCTGGTCAGAAAAAAAAGTCAATTCAATATATCTAAATTAAATTTTATTCAATTAGTCATCCAAGGCTTCGTGTTCTTTGGATGTACGTATGCCTATTTTCTATCAATTAAGTATACGTCCGCCACAATTACAAATATACTGCTTTATACGTATCCATTAATGGTTGTACTTATGTCGGCATTGATTTTTAAAGAGAAAATATCTTTAGTTAAAGGAGCAACGATACTTATTGCCTTTTTCGGTTGCCTGCTTGTCGCCAATATTGTGAACCTATCTGGACAGAAAATCAGCATGATAGGTATTTTTTATGGTATATTGTCAGCCATATTTTATGCCATCTATAATATTAATGGACAGTATCTTTCCGACAAGTCGGATCCTTTTACTATTTCAGCTTATACAACAATTGTTTGTTTATTGGTTACTATTGCCGTTTATCCCTCAATAAATTTTCCCTCGGGACATTCCCAGTTGCCCATGTGGATCGTAGGCCTTGGAACAGCCATACTATCTACAATTATGCCTCTTTGTTGTTATCAAAAAGGGATAGCCCTTTTAGGGGCCAGCAAAACTTCTATTTTAAGTACCATAGAACCTGTAATAGCAACAGTATTGGCTTTTTTAATTTTAGGTGAACGACTATCAACCATACAACTATCCGGTGCATTTCTTATTATCTTTGGAGTGTTGCTGCTTAAATTAGATAAGCATAAACAACCCGATACTTTAAACAGTGAAGTATCCATTTCGCTCCAAGTTTCAACCCCCCCTCACACCGAAGATACTCGTTGA
- a CDS encoding cyclase family protein, with translation MRIVDLTSPLHTQSVAPTKVRIKRVNHIKGAKLLALEALVAEKSIVKKLRNIFLFLLGYKKMGPKDFPHQEGLAWETIHTMTHRGTHMDAPYHFGSMCGQEKAKTIEEVPLEWCFRNGLLLDFTHKKAGEWILRQEIIEQLQKIRYEIKPLDIVLIKTGCDQYWNKPAYLTAYPGLSKDALYYLLDKGVKIIGIDSYSLDRPSFIMMEEYKEKGRNHDALWPCHFAGRDREYCHIEQLAHLDKINMPTGFKICCFPMLIEKGSAGWCRVVAIIE, from the coding sequence ATGAGAATAGTCGATTTAACCAGCCCTTTACACACCCAAAGCGTTGCTCCCACGAAGGTAAGGATTAAACGGGTAAACCATATCAAAGGAGCTAAGTTGCTTGCTCTGGAAGCCCTGGTTGCTGAAAAGAGTATTGTTAAAAAACTACGAAACATTTTCTTGTTTTTGCTGGGATATAAAAAAATGGGCCCCAAAGACTTTCCCCATCAAGAAGGGCTTGCCTGGGAAACCATCCATACCATGACCCACAGGGGCACACACATGGATGCTCCCTATCATTTTGGTTCCATGTGCGGCCAGGAAAAGGCAAAAACCATTGAAGAAGTTCCTTTAGAATGGTGCTTTAGGAACGGGTTGCTATTGGATTTTACCCATAAAAAAGCGGGAGAATGGATCCTCAGGCAAGAGATTATTGAACAATTACAAAAAATCCGTTATGAAATAAAACCCTTGGATATTGTACTGATCAAAACCGGTTGCGATCAATATTGGAATAAGCCTGCCTATTTGACGGCATATCCCGGCTTGTCTAAGGATGCTTTATATTATTTGTTGGACAAGGGAGTAAAAATCATTGGCATCGACAGTTATAGTTTAGATCGACCTTCCTTTATAATGATGGAAGAATATAAAGAGAAAGGTAGGAACCATGATGCCTTGTGGCCATGCCATTTTGCAGGCCGGGATAGGGAGTATTGTCATATCGAGCAATTGGCCCACTTAGATAAAATCAATATGCCCACTGGTTTTAAAATTTGTTGTTTCCCCATGTTGATTGAAAAGGGAAGTGCCGGATGGTGCCGGGTGGTGGCCATCATTGAATAA